The following proteins are encoded in a genomic region of Candidatus Marinarcus aquaticus:
- a CDS encoding PmeII family type II restriction endonuclease, which produces MTEFEKNEILKKAKQWFKNTIIKKHIKNMNKLSKENEFNINPFLLTYLSNFLEGDSEPKSIAKALIYPRVLGTSINTSFGTNIQEFTSTALSSLGSAVSGIDIEFIDQIDGKKKYCQLKSGPNTINKDDIKTIIDHFQSVRNLSRTNNLNIGFDDLIVGIIYGEQSELNAHYKKINANHYNVIIGEDFWHRLTGDKDFYFDLIKAINEVAKETNYKKELDKIIIKLSQTNYIKELSKELNT; this is translated from the coding sequence ATGACTGAATTTGAAAAGAATGAAATTTTAAAAAAAGCAAAACAATGGTTTAAAAATACTATCATTAAAAAACATATTAAAAATATGAATAAATTATCTAAAGAAAATGAATTTAATATAAACCCTTTTTTATTAACCTATCTTTCAAATTTTCTGGAAGGTGACAGTGAACCTAAAAGTATAGCAAAGGCACTTATATATCCAAGAGTATTAGGAACATCAATAAATACATCTTTTGGTACAAATATTCAAGAGTTTACATCTACTGCATTATCTTCATTAGGGAGTGCCGTATCAGGTATAGATATAGAGTTTATAGATCAGATAGATGGAAAAAAGAAATATTGTCAACTTAAGTCGGGTCCCAATACTATAAATAAAGATGATATTAAAACCATTATTGATCATTTTCAATCAGTAAGAAACTTATCAAGAACAAATAATCTCAATATTGGTTTTGACGATTTAATTGTAGGTATTATTTATGGTGAACAATCCGAACTTAATGCTCATTATAAAAAAATCAATGCAAACCATTATAATGTTATTATTGGGGAAGACTTCTGGCATAGACTTACAGGAGATAAAGATTTTTACTTTGATTTAATCAAAGCTATCAATGAAGTCGCAAAAGAAACTAATTATAAAAAAGAGTTAGATAAAATTATTATTAAGCTCTCTCAAACCAATTATATCAAAGAACTTTCAAAAGAACTAAATACTTAA